A genome region from Frankineae bacterium MT45 includes the following:
- a CDS encoding peptide-methionine (S)-S-oxide reductase — translation MTATTETAILAGGCFWGMQDLLRRRPGVISTRVGYSGGDTPNATYRNHGTHAEALEIVFDPTQTSYRDLLEFFFQVHDPSTKNRQGNDVGASYRSAIFYTSDEQKRVAEDTIADVDASGLWPGKVVTEVAAAGPFWEAEPEHQDYLEKYPNGYTCHYPRPGWRLPHRAETVTS, via the coding sequence ATGACAGCTACCACTGAGACCGCGATCCTGGCCGGCGGCTGCTTCTGGGGCATGCAGGATCTTCTCCGACGCCGTCCCGGAGTCATCTCAACCCGGGTCGGGTATAGCGGGGGAGACACCCCGAACGCGACCTACCGAAACCACGGAACACATGCCGAGGCATTGGAGATCGTCTTCGATCCCACGCAGACGTCCTACCGTGATCTTCTCGAATTCTTCTTCCAGGTGCACGACCCGTCGACGAAGAACCGTCAGGGCAACGACGTCGGGGCGAGCTACCGATCGGCCATCTTCTACACCAGTGATGAGCAGAAGCGGGTCGCGGAGGACACCATCGCCGACGTGGACGCCTCCGGTCTCTGGCCGGGGAAGGTCGTCACCGAGGTCGCGGCGGCCGGCCCCTTCTGGGAGGCCGAGCCGGAGCACCAGGACTACCTGGAGAAGTACCCGAATGGCTACACCTGCCACTACCCGCGACCGGGTTGGCGGCTGCCGCATCGGGCCGAGACGGTGACGTCATAG
- a CDS encoding transcriptional regulator, TetR family — translation MRLAEEQGRYGQRVMSQGSAERGARKNNSPARRRQLADATLEVLGTSGSRGLTHRAVDQAAGLPTGSVNYFGPTREELLRLALEEVFRYDLTLTSEAARDGDELVLGVVALIEAMTDERSKTRTIARMELLLEAQRRPEFRAIFDRQREEFVRLAATILGTTGCRHAELHADALVSFIDSLVKRQLLIAEPMSSADLENVVAAHLGSC, via the coding sequence ATGCGTCTGGCCGAGGAACAAGGACGATATGGTCAGCGGGTGATGTCGCAAGGCAGTGCCGAACGAGGCGCACGGAAGAACAACTCCCCGGCGCGGCGCCGACAGCTCGCCGACGCCACGCTTGAGGTGCTCGGTACCAGCGGCTCGCGGGGGCTCACCCACCGAGCCGTCGATCAGGCGGCCGGGTTGCCGACCGGATCGGTCAACTACTTCGGCCCGACCCGAGAGGAACTACTCCGCCTCGCGCTGGAGGAGGTCTTCCGCTACGACCTCACGCTGACGTCCGAAGCCGCCCGAGACGGCGACGAGTTGGTCCTCGGCGTCGTCGCGCTGATCGAGGCGATGACCGACGAACGCTCCAAGACCCGCACGATCGCCCGTATGGAACTGCTCCTCGAAGCCCAGCGACGCCCAGAGTTTCGTGCCATCTTCGACCGGCAGCGCGAGGAGTTCGTCCGCCTCGCCGCCACCATCCTCGGCACCACCGGCTGCCGTCACGCGGAGCTGCACGCCGACGCCCTGGTGAGCTTCATCGACTCTCTGGTGAAGCGTCAGTTGCTCATCGCCGAACCGATGAGCTCAGCCGACCTCGAGAACGTGGTCGCCGCCCACCTCGGCTCCTGCTGA
- a CDS encoding SEC-C motif-containing protein (manually curated) has translation MTIAGTPLRCPCGSGETYPNCCGRFHSGSTPAPTAKALMQSRFSAFALGDAGYLLATWDPSTRPGDLELDAETRWTRLDIVTTLRGGPFDDRGVVEFKAHFRGPDGRGVLHERSLFARQQQRWFYVSGENL, from the coding sequence GTGACGATCGCAGGAACCCCGCTGCGCTGCCCGTGCGGATCGGGCGAGACCTATCCGAACTGCTGTGGCCGATTCCACTCGGGGTCGACACCGGCACCGACGGCGAAGGCACTGATGCAATCGCGGTTCAGCGCCTTCGCGCTCGGCGACGCCGGCTACCTGCTCGCGACCTGGGACCCCTCGACGCGTCCGGGCGATCTGGAACTCGATGCCGAGACGCGATGGACCCGCCTCGACATCGTGACGACATTACGAGGCGGGCCCTTCGACGACCGGGGCGTCGTGGAGTTCAAGGCACATTTCCGCGGCCCCGACGGGCGCGGCGTACTCCACGAGCGAAGTCTCTTCGCCCGGCAGCAGCAGCGATGGTTCTACGTCAGCGGTGAGAACCTATGA
- a CDS encoding Ubiquinone/menaquinone biosynthesis C-methylase UbiE encodes MGSESSWVGSMPETYDRCLGPALFAPFADHLAGLAEASGPRRILELAAGTGITTAQLLRHLPSARLTATDLNPSMVAWGQANAPLAQWQAADAEELDFPDTAFDLVVCQFGVMFFPDRRRAYVEALRVLAPGGGMLFSSWDVVEKSTFPAAMTTALGTLFPDDPPDFLARIPHGYSDPEQLSSDVRSAGFAEVAVSSVVLRGRAESARSLTEGFCLGTPLRFALEARGELASVTEALSVEMMTLLGKGPLEGELVAHVVSARRP; translated from the coding sequence ATGGGGAGCGAGTCGAGCTGGGTCGGGTCCATGCCGGAGACCTACGACCGCTGCCTCGGTCCAGCGCTCTTTGCGCCGTTTGCCGATCACCTGGCCGGGTTGGCCGAAGCGTCGGGTCCGCGACGCATCCTGGAACTGGCGGCCGGAACCGGCATCACCACGGCACAGTTGCTGCGTCACCTGCCGTCGGCCCGTCTCACCGCGACTGATCTCAATCCGTCCATGGTGGCGTGGGGTCAGGCCAACGCGCCGCTGGCCCAGTGGCAGGCCGCCGATGCCGAGGAGCTCGACTTCCCCGATACCGCATTCGACCTCGTCGTCTGCCAGTTCGGCGTGATGTTCTTCCCGGACCGGCGGCGGGCCTATGTCGAGGCGCTCCGAGTCCTCGCTCCTGGCGGCGGCATGCTCTTCTCGTCGTGGGACGTCGTTGAGAAGTCGACCTTTCCAGCCGCGATGACGACGGCGCTCGGCACGCTCTTCCCGGACGATCCGCCCGACTTCCTCGCCCGGATCCCGCACGGCTACAGCGATCCGGAGCAGCTGAGCTCCGACGTCCGGTCAGCTGGCTTCGCTGAGGTTGCGGTCAGTTCGGTCGTGCTGCGTGGCCGTGCCGAGTCTGCTCGATCGCTCACCGAGGGCTTCTGCCTGGGGACCCCGCTGCGCTTCGCCCTCGAGGCGCGGGGTGAGCTGGCGTCGGTGACCGAGGCCTTGTCAGTGGAGATGATGACACTGCTGGGCAAGGGGCCGCTTGAGGGTGAACTCGTTGCCCACGTCGTCTCCGCACGCCGGCCCTAG
- a CDS encoding Phosphatidylserine/phosphatidylglycerophosphate/cardiolipin synthase — MTNPINVHLLRDIEHGGPSDQLSTIANDLAAYLAAARTTIDVAIYDFRLDDTSAIDSVIGAFTDAVDRGVAVRIAYDAGKPADGSAAAFAALGADPAPIGTGDFLNQHLGSTKVALKPIRAGGQLMHSKYIVRDAGDGSTTTGIWTGSTNFTDDAWTRQENNIITVADPVIAQSYLADFEQMWSTGGIHNAGAHGAGSSTVGGAEIGWDFCPGDGAAVNTALAARVAAARERLVVASMVLTSHEVLAALAAAVTQGVPLSGIYDGGQMDPIVRQWRSNPGSRQVLADWESVSAQLSRKNSAPYTPTSVHDFMHLKVLISDDTLTTGSYNFSSNAERNAENQLHLLDPTTLDAYAGYVDTVIAEYR, encoded by the coding sequence GTGACGAATCCGATCAACGTCCATCTCCTCCGCGACATCGAGCATGGCGGCCCCAGCGACCAGTTGAGCACGATCGCCAATGATCTTGCGGCATATCTCGCTGCTGCCCGCACTACGATCGACGTCGCCATCTACGACTTCCGGCTCGACGACACCTCAGCGATCGACAGCGTCATCGGAGCGTTCACCGATGCCGTCGATCGTGGTGTTGCCGTACGCATCGCCTACGACGCCGGCAAACCGGCCGACGGGAGCGCGGCTGCCTTCGCCGCCCTCGGGGCCGACCCGGCACCGATCGGCACCGGCGACTTCCTCAACCAGCACCTGGGGTCGACCAAGGTGGCGCTGAAGCCCATCCGCGCGGGCGGTCAACTGATGCACTCCAAGTACATCGTCCGCGACGCCGGCGACGGATCGACCACGACCGGCATCTGGACTGGCTCGACGAACTTCACCGACGATGCCTGGACGCGCCAGGAGAACAACATCATCACGGTCGCCGACCCGGTGATCGCCCAGTCCTATCTCGCCGACTTCGAGCAGATGTGGTCAACCGGTGGCATCCACAACGCCGGCGCACACGGCGCCGGGTCGAGCACGGTCGGCGGCGCCGAGATCGGGTGGGACTTCTGTCCGGGTGACGGGGCGGCCGTCAACACCGCGCTCGCCGCTCGGGTGGCGGCCGCTCGCGAGCGTCTGGTCGTGGCCAGCATGGTGCTCACCTCGCACGAGGTGCTGGCCGCGCTCGCCGCCGCGGTGACGCAGGGAGTGCCGCTGAGCGGGATCTATGACGGCGGCCAGATGGATCCGATCGTGCGCCAGTGGCGCTCCAACCCGGGGTCACGCCAGGTGCTCGCCGACTGGGAGAGCGTCTCGGCCCAACTGAGCCGTAAGAATTCGGCGCCGTACACACCAACCAGCGTGCACGACTTCATGCACCTGAAGGTGCTGATCTCCGACGACACGTTGACGACCGGCAGCTACAACTTCTCCAGCAATGCCGAGCGAAACGCCGAGAATCAGCTTCACCTGCTCGATCCGACGACGCTCGACGCGTACGCCGGCTACGTGGACACGGTGATCGCCGAGTACCGGTAA
- a CDS encoding Sugar kinase of the NBD/HSP70 family, may contain an N-terminal HTH domain, translating into MREPHAAGAGHTAAGHWVVVGLDNGGTSNNATVLDSRGVFLVDRLVENASFVQEGPDVAIDALASAFVHVLSLTGTPLSAVRAVGLDTPGPTNAEGVISSKGATNFSAPEWRGFDFRAGLQNKLQLPVIYNNDGNSAALYAHHQFFGPRAPEESSISAIVGTGLGGGVIVAGQVVQGVAGMGGELGHVHIPMQGLLESDQPLPQCNCGFAGDAESVASLKGIEKNLLPYWLSRYPDHDLNQLGAISQAAKQVRSYAEKGDPMALRIFEQQAMALGRLFTIAANFTDPSAYFLGGGVVETTPQLRDWFMGVVRANTVLREEQVQRTAMALVPELDMAGARGSAIAAMRYVNAALG; encoded by the coding sequence GTGAGAGAACCGCACGCCGCCGGCGCCGGGCACACCGCCGCCGGGCACTGGGTCGTCGTCGGCCTGGACAACGGCGGGACGAGCAACAATGCGACCGTCCTGGACTCCCGTGGCGTCTTCCTCGTCGATCGCCTGGTCGAGAACGCCTCGTTCGTGCAGGAGGGTCCAGACGTTGCCATCGACGCGCTGGCGTCCGCGTTCGTCCACGTCCTGTCGCTGACCGGCACGCCACTCTCGGCGGTACGCGCGGTGGGACTCGACACCCCGGGGCCGACCAACGCCGAGGGCGTCATCTCCTCGAAGGGCGCCACGAACTTCTCCGCCCCGGAGTGGCGCGGATTCGACTTCCGAGCCGGGCTGCAGAACAAGCTGCAACTGCCGGTGATCTACAACAACGACGGGAACTCGGCCGCGCTCTACGCCCACCACCAGTTCTTCGGTCCGCGCGCACCGGAGGAGTCGTCGATCTCGGCGATCGTCGGCACCGGCCTCGGTGGCGGGGTAATCGTGGCCGGGCAAGTCGTGCAGGGCGTCGCCGGGATGGGTGGCGAACTGGGGCACGTGCACATCCCGATGCAGGGACTGCTGGAGTCCGACCAGCCGCTGCCTCAGTGCAACTGCGGCTTCGCCGGTGACGCCGAGAGTGTCGCGTCACTGAAGGGCATCGAGAAGAACCTGCTCCCCTACTGGCTGTCGCGCTACCCCGACCACGACCTGAACCAGCTCGGCGCGATCTCCCAGGCCGCGAAGCAGGTACGCAGTTACGCCGAGAAGGGCGACCCGATGGCGCTGCGGATATTCGAGCAGCAGGCGATGGCCCTTGGACGTCTCTTCACGATCGCGGCCAACTTCACCGATCCCAGCGCGTACTTCCTCGGCGGCGGCGTGGTCGAGACGACGCCCCAGCTCCGGGACTGGTTCATGGGAGTTGTGCGAGCCAATACCGTGCTGCGCGAGGAGCAGGTGCAGCGCACGGCGATGGCGCTGGTGCCGGAATTGGATATGGCCGGCGCCCGCGGTTCGGCGATCGCGGCGATGCGTTACGTCAACGCCGCGTTGGGCTGA
- a CDS encoding butyryl-CoA dehydrogenase/acyl-CoA dehydrogenase: MHSKNSTFGLFRISDDHEQLREAVRLVAEKKIAPFAAQVDEEATFPQVAYDALIASDFHAPHVPAEYDGVGADALATCIVIEEVARVCASSSLIPAVNKLGSMPLILAGSPELKGKYLPPLARGEAAFAYGLSEREAGSDTASMKTRAVADGDEWVLNGQKSWITNAGVAEYYTVLAVTDPEARRGSNVSAFVVEKSDAGFDFGAKERKLGIKGSPTRELHFDDVRIPADRMIGNRGEGLKIALRTLDHTRVTIGAQAVGIAQGALDFALGYVKERSQFGKHLAEFQGLQFMLADMAMTLEAARNMVYVAAAKSERGDSDLPFFGAAAKCYASDVAMQITTDAVQLLGGYGYTRDFPVERMMRDAKITQIYEGTNQIQRVVMARELLAGRV; encoded by the coding sequence ATGCACAGCAAAAACAGCACCTTTGGCCTCTTCCGAATCTCGGACGACCACGAGCAACTGCGCGAAGCGGTGCGTCTGGTGGCCGAGAAGAAGATCGCACCCTTCGCCGCCCAGGTCGATGAAGAGGCAACCTTCCCGCAGGTGGCCTACGACGCGCTAATCGCCTCCGACTTCCACGCCCCGCACGTTCCCGCCGAGTACGACGGGGTCGGGGCTGACGCCCTGGCCACCTGCATCGTCATCGAGGAGGTGGCCCGGGTCTGCGCATCCTCGTCGCTCATTCCGGCCGTGAACAAGCTCGGGTCCATGCCGCTGATCCTGGCCGGATCCCCGGAACTCAAAGGCAAATACCTGCCACCACTGGCTCGGGGCGAGGCCGCTTTCGCCTACGGTCTCTCCGAGCGGGAGGCCGGAAGTGACACCGCGTCCATGAAGACCCGCGCGGTGGCCGACGGCGACGAGTGGGTCCTCAACGGGCAGAAGTCCTGGATCACCAACGCCGGCGTGGCCGAGTACTACACCGTCCTCGCCGTCACCGACCCCGAGGCCCGGCGCGGGTCGAACGTCAGCGCATTCGTCGTCGAGAAGTCCGACGCCGGCTTCGACTTCGGGGCCAAGGAGCGCAAGCTCGGCATCAAGGGATCCCCGACCCGTGAGCTGCACTTCGACGACGTCCGGATCCCGGCCGACCGGATGATCGGCAACCGCGGCGAGGGGCTGAAGATAGCCCTGCGCACGCTCGACCACACGCGCGTCACCATCGGCGCCCAGGCCGTCGGCATTGCCCAGGGGGCGCTCGACTTTGCGCTGGGTTATGTGAAGGAGCGCTCGCAGTTCGGCAAGCACCTGGCCGAGTTCCAGGGACTGCAGTTCATGCTGGCCGATATGGCGATGACGCTGGAGGCGGCCCGCAATATGGTCTACGTCGCGGCGGCCAAGTCCGAACGGGGCGACAGCGATCTGCCCTTCTTCGGTGCCGCCGCCAAGTGCTACGCCTCCGACGTTGCCATGCAGATCACCACCGACGCCGTGCAGCTACTCGGTGGCTACGGCTACACCCGCGACTTCCCGGTCGAGCGGATGATGCGCGACGCCAAGATCACCCAGATCTACGAAGGCACAAACCAGATCCAGCGAGTGGTAATGGCCCGGGAATTGCTGGCCGGACGGGTCTGA
- a CDS encoding TIGR03083 family protein: protein MSTADPIIAALRTGHDDLQAIVVELSDDDLARPSAASEWEIAQVLSHLGSGAEINRATLEAALGRREVPGADFNPSVWDRWNAMSPREQADGFVAASSELTELYESIDDATRETMRIEMGFLPAPVDLATAGRLRLNELTLHAWDVRVGLGEGDNTLPADAADALLHGAPNMLAWISKPDQLDGQRAVIRVLTTGTESEFSLTLDAPVSIDFEVPGEVDGTLSLPAEAWLRLVAGRLPQERTPAEVTATGAADLDLLRRVFPGY, encoded by the coding sequence TTGAGCACCGCCGATCCGATCATCGCCGCACTGCGAACCGGCCACGACGATCTGCAGGCGATCGTCGTAGAACTGAGTGACGACGACCTGGCCCGCCCGTCCGCGGCCTCCGAGTGGGAGATCGCCCAGGTCCTGAGCCACCTCGGCAGTGGCGCCGAGATCAACCGCGCGACATTGGAGGCGGCGCTTGGCCGTCGCGAGGTGCCGGGCGCTGACTTCAACCCCTCGGTCTGGGACCGTTGGAACGCCATGTCCCCGCGCGAACAGGCCGATGGGTTCGTCGCGGCCAGCAGCGAGCTGACGGAACTCTACGAATCGATCGACGACGCCACCCGCGAAACAATGCGCATCGAGATGGGGTTCCTGCCGGCTCCGGTGGATCTGGCGACGGCCGGCCGGCTTCGGCTGAATGAACTGACCCTGCACGCCTGGGACGTCCGCGTCGGGTTGGGGGAGGGCGACAACACGCTGCCGGCCGACGCCGCCGACGCACTGCTGCACGGTGCCCCGAACATGTTGGCCTGGATCAGCAAGCCCGACCAGCTCGACGGTCAGCGGGCGGTGATTCGGGTGCTCACCACCGGCACCGAATCAGAGTTCTCGTTGACGCTGGACGCGCCGGTCAGCATCGACTTCGAGGTGCCGGGGGAGGTCGACGGAACGCTCTCGCTGCCGGCCGAGGCCTGGCTGCGACTCGTCGCCGGCCGCCTGCCGCAGGAGCGGACGCCGGCCGAGGTGACGGCCACCGGAGCGGCTGACCTCGACCTGCTCCGCCGCGTATTCCCCGGCTACTGA
- a CDS encoding Short-chain dehydrogenase, with amino-acid sequence MELGLQGRRAVVTGASKGIGLAIVRALVAEGVHVIAGARTSSTELDELSRGGAVEIVTLDLAEPDAPAELIAQAGESLDILVNNVGLASVRLGGFLEITDDQWSKSINLNLMAAVRATRAALPIMLAGGRGVIVNTGSVNAFLPDPAVLDYSAAKAAVTNFAKSISKEFGPRGIRINTVTPGPVETDLWLGDQGVAATVSRASGAKPEDVAKSAVATTATGRFSTPAEVADLVVLLASDRTANVTGSSVTIDGGLISTI; translated from the coding sequence ATGGAACTCGGGCTACAGGGTCGGCGGGCTGTCGTCACCGGAGCAAGTAAGGGGATCGGCCTGGCCATCGTTCGGGCGCTGGTCGCCGAAGGCGTGCACGTGATCGCCGGAGCCCGCACCTCCTCAACCGAGCTTGACGAACTGAGCCGCGGTGGAGCGGTCGAGATCGTGACACTGGACCTCGCCGAGCCCGACGCCCCGGCTGAGTTGATCGCCCAGGCCGGTGAGAGTCTCGACATTCTGGTGAACAACGTCGGGCTCGCCTCGGTCCGCCTCGGCGGCTTCCTCGAGATCACCGACGACCAGTGGTCGAAGTCGATCAACCTGAACCTGATGGCCGCTGTCCGGGCAACCCGAGCCGCCCTGCCGATCATGCTCGCCGGCGGCCGGGGCGTCATCGTCAACACCGGGTCGGTGAATGCGTTCCTGCCCGACCCGGCGGTCCTCGACTACAGCGCCGCTAAGGCGGCCGTCACCAACTTCGCCAAGTCGATCTCGAAGGAGTTCGGGCCGCGGGGCATCCGGATCAACACGGTCACGCCGGGCCCGGTCGAGACCGACCTCTGGCTGGGCGACCAGGGAGTGGCCGCCACCGTCTCGCGAGCCAGCGGGGCCAAGCCGGAGGACGTGGCCAAGAGCGCGGTCGCCACCACGGCGACCGGTCGCTTCTCCACACCGGCCGAGGTCGCCGATCTCGTCGTGCTGCTGGCCAGCGACCGCACGGCGAACGTCACCGGCTCCAGTGTGACCATCGATGGCGGCCTGATCAGCACGATCTGA
- a CDS encoding 3-hydroxyacyl-CoA dehydrogenase: MKGTTVEKIGVVGCGLMGSGIAEVFARAGLDVVVAESGVAAAEAGQARLEAALRRAESRGKIESADEVLARIRVVTELTQLADRDLVVEAIVEDEAAKVALFKQLDEIVTSPDAILASNTSSIPIMKLAVATSRPSHVLGVHFFNPVPVLSLVELVPSLLTDPKTTQRARELVEDTLGKKAIDCQDRAGFVVNALLIPFILSAIRMLESGFATASDIDEGLVRGCAHPQGPLALADLIGLDTTKAVAESLYEEFKEPLYAAPPLLARMVDANLLGRKSGRGFYTYS; this comes from the coding sequence ATGAAGGGAACGACCGTGGAGAAGATCGGAGTCGTCGGCTGCGGCCTGATGGGGTCGGGCATCGCGGAGGTCTTCGCGCGGGCCGGACTGGATGTGGTGGTCGCAGAGTCCGGCGTAGCCGCCGCCGAGGCCGGACAGGCGCGGCTGGAGGCAGCACTTCGCCGGGCCGAGAGTCGCGGCAAGATCGAGTCGGCCGACGAGGTTCTGGCCCGGATTCGCGTGGTCACCGAGCTCACCCAGCTGGCTGATCGCGACCTGGTGGTCGAGGCGATCGTCGAGGACGAGGCGGCCAAGGTCGCGCTCTTCAAGCAGCTCGACGAGATCGTCACCTCGCCCGACGCGATCCTCGCCTCCAATACCTCCTCCATCCCGATCATGAAGCTGGCCGTCGCGACGAGCCGACCCAGTCACGTGTTGGGTGTGCACTTCTTCAACCCAGTTCCGGTGCTCTCGCTGGTCGAACTCGTCCCGAGCCTGCTCACCGACCCGAAGACGACCCAGCGGGCCCGCGAGCTCGTCGAAGACACCCTGGGAAAGAAGGCCATCGACTGCCAGGACCGCGCCGGCTTCGTCGTCAACGCTTTGCTGATTCCCTTCATTCTTTCGGCGATTCGGATGCTCGAGTCCGGTTTCGCTACCGCGTCGGACATCGACGAGGGACTGGTCCGCGGCTGTGCCCACCCGCAAGGGCCGCTGGCGCTGGCCGACCTCATCGGCCTCGACACCACCAAGGCCGTGGCCGAGTCGCTCTACGAGGAGTTCAAGGAGCCCCTCTACGCCGCCCCTCCGCTTCTGGCTCGCATGGTCGACGCCAACCTCCTCGGTCGTAAGTCGGGCCGGGGCTTCTACACCTACTCCTGA
- a CDS encoding peptide-methionine (R)-S-oxide reductase produces the protein MLDSSVDMATIKSSAPVVKTDEQWRAELSPAEYAVLRQAATERPFVGEYTDNHRTGVYRCRACGSELFRSDAKFDSHCGWPSFFTPLAGEAVIEVEDRSMGTVRTEVVCANCHSHLGHVFAGEGYETPTDLRYCINSISMTFEDAEPTTP, from the coding sequence GTGCTCGACAGTTCAGTAGACATGGCCACAATTAAAAGTTCCGCGCCGGTCGTCAAGACCGATGAGCAGTGGCGGGCCGAGTTGAGCCCCGCCGAATACGCCGTGCTCCGCCAGGCAGCGACCGAGAGGCCGTTCGTCGGCGAGTACACCGACAATCACCGCACCGGCGTCTACCGGTGCCGGGCCTGTGGCAGTGAGCTGTTCCGAAGCGACGCCAAGTTCGACTCGCACTGCGGGTGGCCGAGCTTCTTCACGCCGCTGGCCGGAGAGGCTGTGATCGAGGTCGAGGATCGCAGCATGGGAACGGTGCGCACCGAAGTCGTCTGCGCCAACTGTCACAGCCACCTGGGGCACGTCTTCGCGGGCGAGGGGTACGAGACGCCCACCGACCTGCGGTACTGCATCAACTCGATCTCGATGACCTTCGAGGATGCCGAACCCACCACGCCGTAG